The DNA sequence GAAACCGCACCACACCCGCAACCCCTCGTCGCCGGTGATCCGAACGTTGCGGCGGCGGGGCGGTTAATTGCCTTGTTCGTCCGTTCCGGTAAGAGTGAGCGAACGACCGCAACGTATCTCGGCGCTCTCGATGACTTCGCTGGCTTCATGCAACAGCCAACGGCTGCGTTCGCAGTATCCCAACTGCTGGCCAGCGGCCGTGGCCCCTGTACAGCAGTGATTCAGCGATACCTAGTCAACATGAACGATCGAGCCCTGGCTCCGCACACGCACAACCTGCGGCTCACGGTGCTGCGCAGTCTGCTGGAATTCGCCAATTCTCTGGACATGATTTCCTGGACGGTCCGGGTCAAAGGGATTCGTGGGGCTGGCAATGTGAAGGATTGCCGCGGTCCGACTTTGGAACAAGTCCGAGCGATGTACGCCCGGATTGTTGGCGATGATGCACCCGCCCGCCGGTCGCGCGCCGCATTCCGGCTCTTGTTCGACTTGGGCCTGCGTCGCATGGAAGTCCTAGCGATCGATGTCGAGGATTGCGACCTATCGCCCGGTGGCCGTGCGTGCGTCATGGTGCGAGGGAAAGGGAAGCGGACTAAATCACCGATCACTCTGCCGGAGGAGACGGCCGCGGCCCTCCGTTCGTGGATGGCCGTTCGTGGCGCACAGCCGGGACCGCTTTTCATTAGCCTGTCGAATTCTTCGAGGGGCAGGAGACTGTCCGGCCAGTCCCTGTTCGTGCTGATTCAGGATCTGGGTCGCCAAGTCGGGACTAAGACAGGCATTCATCAGATGCGTCACAGCTCAATCACCGCCGCGCTGACCGGAACGAACGGCGACGTGCGACGCGTGCGGTTCCACTCGAGGCATGCCGACTTGGCGACGATCGCGAAGTACGATGATGCACGGCAAGACATGGCCGGCGGGGTCGCGAAATTGGTTGCGGGGATGCTGGAGTGAGGGACTACAGACCACTACATCCTTCTGCCTCGAATACAGCGTTTCTTTGTCGGTTTTCAATATTGAGTAATAACACTTGAGAAACTGCCCGAGGTTCGATATTCTCAAAACAGTCGTCGTTTTTCGTGCTTTTCGGCTGGCTTTGCGTGTGCCCTCACACGGTAGAAGTCACAGGTTCGAGTCCTGTAACGCCCATTCGTTGTAAGCCCCGCCGAAACGAGCATTTCTGTTACCTGCCGATGGTCGGCAGTGCGGCCTTGAAGTCCTCCGAAATCCGGTAGTCTACCGGCTTGCTGATGGCTGGAGGTGCGCACGATGTCCGCTACCAATTCGGCACGCATTTCATCATAGCGCCGTCACAAGCCAACGGGCCAAGCGGTGGGCACGCTTGCTGGCAAGGACGGATATCTAGGGCTTTGGGGAACGGCTGCCAGCCGAGCAGAGTACGATCGTTTGATTGGCGAATGGAT is a window from the Pirellulales bacterium genome containing:
- a CDS encoding tyrosine-type recombinase/integrase, giving the protein MIALNQLALIETAPHPQPLVAGDPNVAAAGRLIALFVRSGKSERTTATYLGALDDFAGFMQQPTAAFAVSQLLASGRGPCTAVIQRYLVNMNDRALAPHTHNLRLTVLRSLLEFANSLDMISWTVRVKGIRGAGNVKDCRGPTLEQVRAMYARIVGDDAPARRSRAAFRLLFDLGLRRMEVLAIDVEDCDLSPGGRACVMVRGKGKRTKSPITLPEETAAALRSWMAVRGAQPGPLFISLSNSSRGRRLSGQSLFVLIQDLGRQVGTKTGIHQMRHSSITAALTGTNGDVRRVRFHSRHADLATIAKYDDARQDMAGGVAKLVAGMLE